A genomic segment from Osmerus mordax isolate fOsmMor3 chromosome 5, fOsmMor3.pri, whole genome shotgun sequence encodes:
- the LOC136943285 gene encoding hydroxycarboxylic acid receptor 2-like: MTAMATMTAVTAVINHSTRGDNISSNCITTQNLVVKVLPPVLIIEMLVGLPGNLIALWIFSCRLKVWRPNTLFLFNLVLADFLLLISVPFRIDNLFRGENWVFSDTWCRVNLFMLAVNRSSSIAFMTAVAMDRYFKVVHPHHRINRMTSTQAKWVAVGIWMVVISLRIPLLATKLLQKHKDKFLCRSFNHYKDIPPAIKLHYIVFIGEFFFPLLLLLFCSARIACILRQRQMDREQKVRRAVRVVLVIVLVFVTCFMPGIATGLAGMALKAVGADCAANHLAAQLFSLSIGFTYMNSALDPIIYCFSSSMFRNSLKSSINRLGLVDMRLSRRGSMTSDG; the protein is encoded by the coding sequence ATGACTGCAATGGCTACAATGACTGCTGTGACTGCAGTGATAAATCACTCAACAAGAGGAGACAACATATCCTCAAACTGTATTACCACCCAAAATTTGGTGGTGAAGGTTCTGCCTCCAGTTCTGATCATAGAGATGCTAGTGGGCCTGCCTGGCAATCTGATAGCTTTGTGGATCTTCAGTTGCCGTCTGAAGGTCTGGAGGCCCAATACACTGTTCCTGTTCAACCTGGTCCTGGCAGACTTTCTGCTTCTCATCAGTGTGCCTTTCCGCATCGACAACCTTTTCCGTGGGGAAAACTGGGTCTTTAGTGACACCTGGTGTCGCGTCAACCTCTTCATGCTAGCAGTCAACCGCTCAAGTAGCATCGCCTTCATGACGGCCGTAGCGATGGATCGCTACTTTAAGGTGGTTCACCCACACCACCGCATCAACCGTATGACATCCACTCAGGCAAAGTGGGTGGCGGTGGGTATCTGGATGGTTGTGATCTCCCTCAGAATCCCACTGCTGGCCACTAAACTACTCCAGAAGCACAAAGACAAGTTCCTGTGTCGGAGCTTCAACCACTACAAGGATATTCCTCCAGCGATCAAGCTGCACTACATAGTGTTCATCGGGGAGTTCTTCTTCCCCTTGCTGCTCCTGCTCTTCTGCTCGGCCAGGATTGCCTGCATCCTCCGCCAACGCCAGATGGACCGGGAGCAGAAGGTGCGAAGGGCCGTGCGCGTGGTGCTCGTGATAGTACTCGTATTTGTTACCTGCTTCATGCCGGGAATTGCCACAGGACTAGCGGGGATGGCTTTAAAGGCGGTCGGTGCTGACTGTGCGGCCAACCATTTGGCTGCTCAGCTCTTTAGCCTGTCTATTGGGTTCACCTACATGAACAGTGCCCTGGACCCTATCATTTACTGCTTCTCAAGCTCCATGTTCCGCAACAGCCTGAAGAGTTCCATCAACCGCCTGGGCCTGGTGGATATGAGGCTGAGCCGCAGAGGCAGCATGACCAGCGATGGGTGA
- the LOC136943065 gene encoding transmembrane protein 229B-like: protein MQRLRESIRGSGMEARTRRLISSKTLVYEAGEDEEAPSEAPGEGSPHHGCLSPLARLYVYALHGCLCEVAFTALCDWWDTQDKRLAGHTSLWALPMYACAIFLMERLRNRLLARRRPLLLRLVIYTLFIYVWEFSWGMGLGLLGACPWDYSGFRYNLAGVVTLEYALPWAGAALIAEQHVIRNTLRIRMES, encoded by the exons ATGCAAAGGCTCAGGGAATCCATACGTGGCTCAGGGATGGAGGCGAGAACAAGGAGGTTGATCAgctcaaaaacattag TGTATGAggctggagaggatgaggaggcccCATCAGAGGCACCTGGGGAGGGGTCCCCCCATCATGGCTGTCTGTCCCCTCTGGCTCGCCTCTACGTCTACGCCCTGCACGGCTGTCTGTGTGAGGTGGCCTTCACTGCCCTCTGTGACTGGTGGGACACCCAGGACAAGAGGCTGGCAGGACACACCAGCTTGTGGGCACTGCCCATGTACGCCTGTGCCATCTTCCTCATGGAGCGCCTGCGCAATAGGCTGCTAGCAAGACGTCGCCCCCTGCTGCTTCGGCTGGTCATCTACACCCTGTTCATTTACGTATGGGAGTTTAGCtgggggatggggctggggctgttggGGGCTTGTCCTTGGGACTACTCTGGGTTCAGGTATAACCTGGCGGGGGTGGTGACTCTGGAGTACGCCCTGCCCTGGGCCGGGGCGGCACTCATAGCGGAGCAGCATGTGATCAGGAACACTCTCAGGATACGGATGGAGAGCTGA
- the haao gene encoding 3-hydroxyanthranilate 3,4-dioxygenase isoform X2: protein MSGDPLFVNVKRWIAENENAFLPPVCNKLMHFHQLNIMFVGGPNTRKDYHIEEGEELFFQVKGDMCLKVVENGKHKDIHIREGEMFLLPARIPHSPQRQANTVGLVVERRRLQTETDCLRYYVENSSDILFERWFYCENLGTQLVPVIKEFMSSEQHRTGKPNPAEVFRQPPFQLNTMNVMTPFCFKDWVDKQRPSLATGRPIDMFGAQFETETMLYGPGQTEMSRRESDVWLWQLEGSSHVTMDKQEYPLSAGDSLLIPGQSQYQWTREEGTVSLLVIQNPERKQP, encoded by the exons ATGAGTGGGGACCCTCTTTTTGTTAACGTAAAGAGATGGATAGCAGAAAATGAGAATGCCTTTCTTCCACCAGTGTGTAACAAACTCAT GCATTTTCACCAGCTGAACATCATGTTTGTTGGTGGTCCCAATACCAGAAAGGACTACCACAtcgaggaaggagaggag CTCTTTTTTCAGGTGAAAGGGGACATGTGTCTGAAGGTGGTAGAGAATGGCAAACACAAGGATATTCATATCCgtgaaggagag ATGTTTCTGTTGCCAGCCCGgatcccccactccccccagaGACAGGCTAACACCGTGGGCTTAGTGGTTGAGAGAAGGAGGCTTCAGACGGAGACTGACTGCCTGAGGTAC TACGTGGAGAACTCGTCAGACATCTTATTTGAGCGGTGGTTCTACTGCGAAAACCTGGGGACCCAGCTTGTGCCTGTTATTAAAGA GTTTATGTCCTCTGAGCAACACAGGACAGGAAAGCCAAATCCAG CTGAAGTCTTCAGACAGCCTCCTTTCCAGCTGAACACCATGAATGTGATGACCCCCTTCTGCTTCAAGGACTGGGTGGACAAACAGCGCCCCTCCCTGGCCACAGGCCGTCCCATCGACATGTTCGGTGCCCAGTTTGAGACGGAG ACTATGCTATACGGTCCTGGCCAAACTGAGATgagcagaagagagagtgatGTGTGGCTATGGCAGCTG GAAGGCTCCTCTCATGTAACTATGGACAAACAGGAGTACCCTCTTTCTGCGGGAGACAGTCTGCTCATCCCAGGACAGAGCCA GTATCAGTggacgagggaggaggggacggtTTCTCTGCTGGTCATTCAGAACCCTGAAAGAAAACAACCATGA
- the haao gene encoding 3-hydroxyanthranilate 3,4-dioxygenase isoform X1, whose product MSGDPLFVNVKRWIAENENAFLPPVCNKLMHFHQLNIMFVGGPNTRKDYHIEEGEELFFQVKGDMCLKVVENGKHKDIHIREGEMFLLPARIPHSPQRQANTVGLVVERRRLQTETDCLRYYVENSSDILFERWFYCENLGTQLVPVIKEFMSSEQHRTGKPNPAEVFRQPPFQLNTMNVMTPFCFKDWVDKQRPSLATGRPIDMFGAQFETETMLYGPGQTEMSRRESDVWLWQLEGSSHVTMDKQEYPLSAGDSLLIPGQSQYQWTREEGTVSLLVIQNPERKQP is encoded by the exons ATGAGTGGGGACCCTCTTTTTGTTAACGTAAAGAGATGGATAGCAGAAAATGAGAATGCCTTTCTTCCACCAGTGTGTAACAAACTCAT GCATTTTCACCAGCTGAACATCATGTTTGTTGGTGGTCCCAATACCAGAAAGGACTACCACAtcgaggaaggagaggag CTCTTTTTTCAGGTGAAAGGGGACATGTGTCTGAAGGTGGTAGAGAATGGCAAACACAAGGATATTCATATCCgtgaaggagag ATGTTTCTGTTGCCAGCCCGgatcccccactccccccagaGACAGGCTAACACCGTGGGCTTAGTGGTTGAGAGAAGGAGGCTTCAGACGGAGACTGACTGCCTGAG GTACTACGTGGAGAACTCGTCAGACATCTTATTTGAGCGGTGGTTCTACTGCGAAAACCTGGGGACCCAGCTTGTGCCTGTTATTAAAGA GTTTATGTCCTCTGAGCAACACAGGACAGGAAAGCCAAATCCAG CTGAAGTCTTCAGACAGCCTCCTTTCCAGCTGAACACCATGAATGTGATGACCCCCTTCTGCTTCAAGGACTGGGTGGACAAACAGCGCCCCTCCCTGGCCACAGGCCGTCCCATCGACATGTTCGGTGCCCAGTTTGAGACGGAG ACTATGCTATACGGTCCTGGCCAAACTGAGATgagcagaagagagagtgatGTGTGGCTATGGCAGCTG GAAGGCTCCTCTCATGTAACTATGGACAAACAGGAGTACCCTCTTTCTGCGGGAGACAGTCTGCTCATCCCAGGACAGAGCCA GTATCAGTggacgagggaggaggggacggtTTCTCTGCTGGTCATTCAGAACCCTGAAAGAAAACAACCATGA